From Elaeis guineensis isolate ETL-2024a chromosome 16, EG11, whole genome shotgun sequence, a single genomic window includes:
- the LOC105059084 gene encoding uncharacterized protein, with the protein MNNSAETVNAAAAAIVTAERRVQQVTVPRRRWGACFSLYWCFGSQRHGKRVSHAVLVPQQTLPRSDAPARENPIHPPAFVAPPSSPASFLPSEPPSATQSPAGPRFLANSYSPSGPVSIFAIGPYAHETQLVSPPVFSTFTTEPSTASFTPPPEPVHLTNPSSPEVPFARLLTSSLNSNCKQSEASAFQSYQFYPGSPIGHLISPRSACSGASSPFPDVEFHSSAGGSFPSFPVSEPPKILSAEGIAVRKLIPRHARNGGSLLDGQITAAAPRMDSAMGSHNNEHAMDHRGSSELTEEEFARCLGKKTATSGETNSGSSQVATAAVDQITAEANKSNAICVDETYHDLPEIAQPSTALSAVKEFKFDNADGAPLEPSVGSDWWANEKVAGTASEPHKNWAYFPMIQPGVS; encoded by the exons ATGAATAATAGCGCGGAGACGGTGAATGCGGCGGCGGCGGCGATCGTCACTGCTGAGAGACGAGTCCAGCAGGTCACCGTTCCG AGGAGAAGATGGGGAGCTTGTTTCAGTTTGTACTGGTGCTTTGGTTCTCAAAGACATGGTAAGCGTGTCAGCCATGCAGTCCTTGTTCCTCAACAGACACTACCAAGATCAGATGCTCCAGCCCGTGAAAACCCCATCCACCCTCCAGCATTTGTTGCACCTCCTTCCTCCCCAGCTTCCTTCCTCCCATCAGAACCCCCGTCTGCCACCCAGTCGCCTGCAGGTCCTCGATTCTTAGCAAATTCCTACTCCCCCAGTGGCCCTGTGTCCATCTTTGCCATTGGGCCTTATGCACATGAGACTCAACTAGTCTCGCCTCCCGTCTTCTCCACCTTCACAACCGAACCATCCACTGCTTCATTTACCCCCCCTCCAGAACCTGTGCATCTAACAAACCCTTCGTCTCCTGAGGTTCCATTTGCACGACTTTTAACGTCTTCCCTGAATTCCAATTGCAAACAGAGCGAAGCCTCCGCATTTCAGTCATACCAGTTTTACCCGGGAAGCCCGATTGGGCACCTCATATCCCCACGTTCAGCATGTTCGGGCGCTTCATCCCCTTTCCCTGATGTCGAATTCCATTCCTCTGCTGGTGGCTCCTTCCCATCTTTTCCAGTTAGTGAGCCACCAAAGATCTTGAGTGCTGAAGGAATTGCTGTGCGCAAGCTGATTCCTCGACATGCTCGGAATGGTGGTTCCCTTTTGGATGGTCAGATCACTGCAGCTGCACCTAGGATGGATTCTGCTATGGGGTCTCATAATAATGAGCATGCAATGGATCACAGAGGATCATCTGAATTGACTGAAGAAGAGTTTGCACGCTGTTTGGGAAAGAAAACAGCAACGTCAGGGGAAACTAACTCAGGATCTTCGCAAGTTGCAACAGCTGCGGTAGACCAGATTACTGCTGAAGCCAATAAGAGCAATGCAATCTGTGTTGATGAAACTTACCATGACTTGCCTGAGATAGCGCAACCCTCCACTGCCCTTTCAGCAGttaaagagttcaaatttgataATGCGGATGGAGCACCTCTAGAACCTAGCGTTGGCTCTGATTGGTGGGCAAATGAGAAGGTTGCTGGGACAGCAAGTGAGCCTCACAAGAATTGGGCATATTTCCCTATGATACAGCCTGGGGTCAGCTGA
- the LOC105059082 gene encoding silicon efflux transporter LSI2, which yields MAMAHTVKVVLGSVAFAIFWVLAVFPAVPFLPIGRTAGSLLGAMLMVTFQVITPEEAFAAIDLPILGLLFGTMVVSVYLERADMFKYLGKLLSWKSRGGKDLLCRICLVSAVSSALFTNDTCCVVLTEFILKIARQNNLPPQPFLLALASSANIGSSTTPIGNPQNLVIAVQSKISFGKFLSGILPAMLVGVVVNSAILLCYYWKRLSNEKDVEVAQAAKDVVDEEDVTSHRFSPATMSHLACTTSQDWSSAIDSITQCLPINGDIGHAGTLRNRISFSEHGMQSAISGGAEFMKVSNASKEVAGVGGVSQKREEGVSVGRYVRTGSRMSGLKEGFSHHSLEEKEIPMERWKRLLWKICVYIVTIGMLIALLMGRNMSWSAITAALALIVLDFKDARPSLEKVSYSLLIFFCGMFITVDGFNKTGIPSALWDLMEPYARIDSAGGVAVLASVILLLSNVASNVPTVLLLGARVAASAARISPAEETKAWLILAWVSTVAGNLSLLGSAANLIVCEQARRAQFFGYNLSFLSHLRFGFPSTLVVTAVGLLLIRNY from the exons ATGGCCATGGCACACACTGTGAAGGTGGTACTAGGCTCTGTAGCCTTTGCGATCTTCTGGGTCCTAGCCGTTTTCCCTGCGGTACCCTTCCTCCCAATTGGAAGGACTGCAGGATCTCTTCTTGGTGCCATGCTTATGGTCACCTTCCAAGTGATCACTCCAGAGGAAGCTTTTGCAGCTATCGACCTCCCAATCCTTGGCCTCCTCTTTGGCACCATGGTTGTCAGCGTCTATCTCGAAAGAGCCGATATGTTCAAGTATTTGGGTAAATTGCTCTCATGGAAGAGCAGAGGTGGCAAGGATTTGCTCTGCCGCATCTGTCTTGTTTCTGCCGTATCCAGTGCTCTATTTACCAACGATACTTGTTGTGTTGTCCTCACTGAATTCATCCTGAAAATTGCAAGACAGAACAATTTGCCACCGCAGCCCTTCCTTTTGGCCCTGGCTTCTAGTGCTAATATTGGCTCTTCCACAACACCGATCGGTAACCCGCAGAACTTAGTTATAGCTGTTCAAAGTAAGATTTCTTTTGGGAAATTCTTGTCTGGGATCCTTCCTGCGATGCTTGTTGGGGTAGTTGTGAATTCTGCCATTCTCTTATGCTATTACTGGAAGAGGTTGTCCAATGAGAAGGATGTTGAAGTGGCTCAAGCAGCTAAAGATGTGGTTGATGAAGAGGATGTCACTTCTCACCGTTTCTCACCTGCGACGATGTCGCACCTTGCTTGTACTACTTCTCAGGATTGGAGTTCTGCAATTGATTCTATTACGCAGTGCCTGCCAATAAATGGAGACATTGGGCATGCCGGGACATTGCGGAATAGAATAAGTTTTAGCGAGCATGGCATGCAGTCCGCCATAAGTGGAGGAGCTGAATTCATGAAGGTCTCAAATGCATCGAAGGAGGTGGCAGGGGTTGGTGGAGTTTctcaaaagagagaggaaggcGTGTCTGTCGGGAGATATGTGAGAACTGGCAGCCGGATGAGTGGTTTGAAAGAAGGGTTTTCTCACCACTCTTTGGAGGAAAAGGAAATTCCCATggagaggtggaagagattgttgtGGAAGATATGTGTCTATATTGTGACTATTGGAATGCTCATTGCTCTTTTAATGGGGCGAAACATGTCATGGAGTGCGATTACTGCTGCTCTCGCTCTCATTGTACTGGATTTTAAGGATGCCCGTCCTTCGTTAGAGAAG GTTTCTTATTCATTATTGATATTCTTTTGTGGGATGTTCATTACTGTCGACGGCTTTAATAAAACTGGCATACCAAGTGCTCTGTGGGATCTGATGGAGCCATATGCACGGATTGATAGTGCTGGAGGGGTTGCCGTGCTTGCCTCTGTTATCCTTCTTCTCTCAAATGTTGCCTCTAATGTACCTACTG TTCTGTTGCTTGGAGCTCGGGTGGCAGCATCTGCAGCACGCATCTCTCCAGCTGAAGAGACAAAGGCATGGCTCATATTAGCATGGGTGAGTACAGTGGCTGGAAATCTATCACTACTGGGATCAGCTGCAAACTTGATAGTTTGTGAGCAGGCTCGCCGGGCTCAGTTCTTTGGTTACAACCTCTCATTCTTGAGCCACCTGCGTTTTGGGTTCCCTTCGACGCTTGTTGTCACAGCTgttggcttgctacttatcagGAACTATTGA